A genome region from Gallus gallus isolate bGalGal1 chromosome 9, bGalGal1.mat.broiler.GRCg7b, whole genome shotgun sequence includes the following:
- the PER2 gene encoding period circadian protein homolog 2 isoform X3, whose translation MRTCSNRSSEQSTKAKTQKELLKTLQELKAHLPAEKRIKGKSSVLTTLKYALKSIKQVKANEEYYQLLMINESQPSGLNVSSYTVEEVETITSEYIMKNADMFAVAVSLITGKIVYISDQAAAILRCKRSYFKNAKFVELLAPQDVSVFYTSTTPYRLPSWNICSRAESSTQDCMEEKSFFCRISAGKERENEICYHPFRMTPYLIKVQDPEVAEDQLCCVLLAEKVHSGYEAPRIPPDKRIFTTTHTPTCLFQDVDERAVPLLGYLPQDLIGTPVLVHLHPNDRPLMLAIHKKILQYGGQPFDYSPIRFCTRNGDYITMDTSWSSFINPWSRKVSFIIGRHKVRTGPLNEDVFAAPNYTEDRILHPSVQEITEQIYRLLLQPVHNSGSSGYGSLGSNGSHEHLMSVASSSDSTGNNNDDTQKDKTISQDARKVKTKGQHIFTENKGKLEYKREPSAAEKQNGPGGQVKDVIGKDTTATAAPKNVATEELAWKEQPVYSYQQISCLDSVIRYLESCNVPGTAKRKCEPSSSVNSSVHEQKASVNAIQPLGDSTVLKSSGKSSGPPVVGAHLTSLALPGKPESVVSLTSQCSYSSTIVHVGDKKPQPELEMIEDGPSGAEVLDTQLPAPPPSSTHVNQEKESFKKLGLTKEVLAVHTQKEEQSFLNKFKEIKRFNIFQSHCNYYLQDKPKGRPGERGGRGQRNGTSGMDQPWKKSGKNRKSKRIKPQESSDSTTSGTKFPHRFPLQGLNTTAWSPSDTSQASYSAMSFPTVMPAYPLPVFPAAAGTVPPAPETSVSGFNQLPDSGNTCSMQPSQFSAPLMTPVVALVLPNYVYPEMNNSLPQTLYHSQANFPTHPAFSSQTVFPAQPPFTTPSPFPQQAFFPTQPFHYNPPAEIEKVPVTETRNEPSRSCTPQSVGPQDQASPPLFQSRCSSPLNLLQLEENTKTVESGAPAGLHGALNEEGTIGKIMTTDAGSGKGSLPAESPMDAQNSDALSMSSVLLDILLQEDACSGTGSASSGSGVSAAAESLGSGSNGCDMSGSRTGSSETSHTSKYFGSIDSSENHHKTKMKAEIEESEHFIKYVLQDPIWLLMANTDDTVMMTYQLPSRDLETVLKEDKLKLKQMQKLQPKFTEDQKRELIEVHPWIQQGGLPKTVANSECIFCEDNIQSNFYTSYDEEIHEMDLNEMIEDSGENNLVPLSQVNEEQT comes from the exons ATGAGAACCTGCTCGAACAGGAG CAGCGAGCAGTCTACTAAAGCCAAAACGCAAAAGGAATTGTTGAAGACATTGCAAGAGCTGAAAGCTCACCTTCCTgctgaaaaaagaattaaaggcAAATCCAGTGTCCTAACAACACTGAAATATGCCCTTAAAAGCATTAAACAAGTTAAAG CCAATGAGGAATATTACCAATTGTTGATGATTAATGAATCCCAGCCTTCTGGACTCAATGTGTCATCTTATACAGTGGAAGAAGTTGAGACTATAACCTCAGAATACATCATGAAAAATGCA GATATGTTTGCTGTAGCTGTTTCTTTGATTACTGGGAAAATTGTGTACATCTCTGATCAAGCTGCTGCTATTCTGCGCTGTAAGAggagttattttaaaaatgccaaaTTTGTGGAGTTATTGGCACCTCAAGATGTCAGTGTTTTCTATACTTCCACTACCCCATACAGATTACCATCTTGGAATatttgcagcagagctg AGTCTTCCACCCAGGATTGCATGGAAGAGAAATCCTTTTTCTGTCGCATCAG TGCAGGAAAGGAGCGTGAAAATGAGATTTGCTATCACCCATTTCGGATGACTCCTTACCTTATCAAAGTACAAGATCCAGAAGTAGCAGAGGACCAACTTTGTTGTGTGCTCCTTGCAGAAAAAGTGCACTCGGGTTATGAAG caCCCAGAATTCCTCCAGACAAAAGAATTTTTACAACAACACACACACCAACCTGTTTGTTCCAGGATGTAGATGAGAG agcTGTACCTCTGTTGGGATACCTACCTCAGGACTTAATAGGAACGCCTGTTTTGGTGCATCTTCACCCAAATGACAGACCCTTAATGCTAGCAATTCACAAAAAAA TACTTCAATATGGAGGACAGCCTTTTGACTATTCACCAATCAGGTTTTGCACTAGAAATGGAGATTATATAACCATGGACACTAGCTGGTCCAGTTTCATCAATCCTTGGAGTCGAAAGGTTTCATTTATCATTGGAAGACACAAAGTTAGGAC GGGTCCCTTAAATGAAGATGTTTTTGCCGCTCCCAACTATACGGAGGACAGAATCCTTCACCCCAGTGTTCAGGAGATCACAGAGCAAATATATCGGCTGTTACTACAG CCTGTACACAACAGTGGATCCAGTGGCTATGGAAGTCTAGGTAGCAATGGCTCACACGAACACTTAATGAGTGTGGCATCCTCCAGTGACAGCACAGGAAATAATAATGATGACACACAAAAGGATAAAACA ATAAGTCAAGATGCCCGTAAGGTCAAAACTAAAGGACAGCATATTTTCACTGAGAATAAAGGAAAACTGGAATATAAAAGAGAGCCTTCTGCAG cagaaaaacaaaatggtcCTGGTGGTCAGGTGAAAGATGTGATAGGAAAGGATACCACAGCTACAGCTGCTCCTAAAAATGTGGCTACTGAAGAGTTGGCATGGAAAGAACAACCTGTATATTCTTATCAACAGATTAGCTGCTTGGATAGTGTCATCAG ATACTTGGAGAGTTGTAATGTGCCTGgtacagcaaaaagaaaatgtgaaccTTCATCAAGTGTGAATTCTAGTGTTCACGAGCAAAAAGCATCTGTTAATGCTATACAACCCTTAGGAG ACTCTACTGTGTTGAAGTCATCTGGTAAATCAAGTGGTCCCCCAGTAGTTGGTGCTCACTTAACTTCTTTGGCCTTACCTGGCAAGCCTGAAAGTGTTGTATCGCTCACCAGTCAGTGCAGCTACAGTAGCACCATTGTTCATGTTGGAGACAAAAAACCACAACCTGAATTAG AAATGATAGAAGATGGTCCAAGTGGAGCAGAAGTCTTAGATACTCAACTTCCTGCCCCTCCACCCAGCTCTACGCATGTAAATCAGGAAAAGGAGTCATTTAAAAAACTGGGACTTACAAAGGAAGTCCTTGCAGTGCATAcacaaaaagaagagcaaagctTTTTGAATAAGTTCAAAGAAATCAAGAGATTCAATATTTTCCAGTCCCACTGCAATTACTACTTACAAGATAAACCTAAAGGAAGGCCTGGTGAACGTG gtgGCCGCGGACAACGAAATGGAACTTCTGGAATGGATCAGCCTTGGAAGAAAAGTGGGAAAAACAGGAAATCAAAACGCATTAAACCACAGGAGTCTTCAGACAGTACAACTTCTGGAACTAAATTCCCCCATCGCTTTCCTCTTCAGGGTTTAAATACTACCGCTTGGTCACCGTCAGACACTTCACAAGCAAGTTACTCAGcgatgtcttttccaactgttATGCCTGCATATCCGCTTCctgtttttccagcagcagcagggactgTGCCACCAGCTCCTGAGACTTCAGTCTCTGGTTTTAATCAGCTGCCAGACTCGGGAAATACTTGCTCTATGCAACCATCCCAGTTTTCTGCCCCTCTTATGACACCCGTTGTAGCTCTTGTGCTCCCCAACTATGTCTACCCAGAAATGAACAATAGCTTACCTCAAACACTTTACCACAGCCAAGCCAATTTTCCCACCCATCCTGCTTTCTCTTCACAGACAGTATTTCCAGCGCAGCCTCCATTCACTACCCCTAGCCCTTTCCCACAACAGGCGTTTTTTCCAACGCAACCATTCCATTATAATCCACCAGCAGAAATTGAAAAGGTTCCTGTCACAGAGACACGAAACGAGCCATCCCGTTCCTGCACTCCACAGTCAGTGGGTCCTCAAGACCAGGCTTCACCGCCTTTGTTCCAATCAAGGTGTAGTTCTCCTCTGAATCTTCTACAgttggaagaaaacacaaaaactgtGGAAAGTGGAGCTCCTGCAGGTTTGCATGGAGCTTTAAATGAGGAAGGAACCATAGGCAAAATCATGACAACTGATGCTGGTAGTGGAAAGGGATCCCTACCA GCTGAGTCTCCAATGGATGCTCAAAATAGCGATGCACTCTCCATGTCCAGTGTCCTGCTTGACATTTTACTTCAAGAAGATGCATGCTCAGGCACTGGCTCAGCTTCCTCAGGGAGCGGTgtatctgcagctgctgaatcTCTCGGGTCTGGATCTAACGGCTGTGACATGTCAGGGAGCAGAACAG gcagtAGTGAAACTAGTCATACCAGCAAATACTTTGGGAGTATCGATTCTTCAGAAAACcatcataaaacaaaaatgaaggcaGAAATAGAAGAAAGTGAGCACTTCATTAAATATGTTCTTCAGGATCCTATATGGCTTTTGATGGCAAACACAGATGACACCGTTATGATGACTTATCAGTTACCCTCTAG AGAtttggaaacagttttaaaagaagATAAGCTGAAACTAAAGCAAATGCAGAAACTACAACCAAAATTTACTGAAGACCAAAAAAGAGAGCTTATTGAAGTTCATCCATGGATCCAGCAAGGTGGACTGCCAAAGACTGTTGCTAACTCT